A region of the Hirundo rustica isolate bHirRus1 chromosome 5, bHirRus1.pri.v3, whole genome shotgun sequence genome:
AAAGGTTTCAGAACACTGAACACTAGACAGACAAGATAATGGAGTACATATCCATCGTGTTACCATTAATGTATCctctttttccataaaaatttaaaagcatcaAGGAGAAACACTTGAGAACTAGCATTAAAAGGCATTATTTAAAGGTCTTGTAGTAAAATTTGCTTCCTCTGTCCCTTGTGGTTGCACTGAAGAActaaaaatatatggaaaatgACCTTCAATGCGCTACTGTGCAAAATTTCCCACCTGTGCTGCAAAGAGGCCCTTGATAAATTCAAGTATCCTTATTAATCCATCACTACAGAGcacatgaattattttttcctaggATCTAGCTAGGAAATTCAGactttggctttgtttttgtggttttttttttttttttttcccttcatgtaAGTGCATAAAGGGTAATTGTTTAACTTTGAATCTGATCAATATTGATATGAGTATTTTTGAAGGAGCTCTCCCTTCCAAGGAACCATAGATTTTTAGCTAATTCTAAGTTTTCAAATTTAGTAACAGTTATATGCCAATATCCTCTAACAACTTCTGcaaaaaagactgaaatacaAGTTTCAGAGTTGTTATGATGATACAGATGGGAACTGAGGTACCAAGTGCCTTTTGTCTCTTAAAAAGCAACTCATTCCAAAGAAATCAAGTACGTGCCCTCCTCTTGCAAAATTTCCCACATCTGACTTAAGccactttttcattttcaggatATATAACAACTCCTTCAAAATGCACCACAGTAAGTCACTAAGTTGACATCCATACAAAAGGTGAAAGctaaaaggagaaattttaaCATCAGTTCTCAGTCCCAagatgttggggttttttcctcataaaCACATGAATAGAAGTTTCACAATTGTGTGTATGTAagggaaaaaagttaaaaaaaaaaaaaatcttttgtgcTTAAATTTCAGAGCCAGGTAGAATGTTTGGGTATCTAAAAAGGGCCTACAGATGTcctgaaaggaggagaaagcccTAAATTTGGCTTATTTCCAGCCAAAATGGGCCCGGGTAAAGGGAAGCTGTCAAAACTTGCATTTACTTGCCATGtaactccttttcttttccccggGTGGAAACAGAGAGTTGGCAAGTTTTCAAAGCTAGAAGCACCCTGAATATACAATTTTACTTTATTGATTTTCTGATGGGCTGAAGCATGATGGACTGTGGGGCTTTGGTTGGTGGGGGCTTCTGCTGTGGGCACTGGGCAGCACACCTGTAGGTGCCTTTGGCATCCTCCCTCCCAACTGCAGCTCTGGGTAATGCTCAAGAGGGTGCTCACAGCTGGCATGCAGCCACTGCCTCACTGTCCCCAAAAGGTTCCCCTTCTCTATCAGGTTTTCATTGCTAACCCTTCTCCCTGGTCCTGGTGATGACTGACACACAAAGGCAAAAAGGAATCTAAAGGAGGGTCAGTGGAGGAGTTACAGAAATGGCAGGATGAATCTGTGATGAACAGCCACAGTGGCCAGAAAAGGTCCAAACTCACAACAAAAGCAGGGGGAAAGCACTACATGTAGACTGCAAAGTTACAAAAACTTCTGGCACACCAGATTTTACTGTTGGCTTCAAAACCATCAACTTCAAGTATCTcacaccaaaatattttaaacattctAAATTGTAGTTTTCAGTGAAAGCTGCTATCAACACAACACAAACAACTGGTCACAATGTCAAAGCATAATGAATAAATGTACCCATTTAATTCAAGTTTCTACTTCATGtttatttgcaaaatacaaGTAATTAAACAttctatttccattttcacTATAGACCTTTAGGTATAATTTCAGTTGCTGTGGCTTGTCCATTACTGGTACCATCTCAATACCAGCCTTGGGATTTGCCTTTCACACATCAATCAGCGTGGTTGGTTACTTTAGTGTAACCAATCAGAACAAATAGCAACTTTCCTACACAATATTTAATGCAAAGTGGAAGCCTGGGGACTTTGTAAAACCTTGCTGAGGTGTGAAATGTGCCCTTTCAAAAAACAGTGGTCACTGTGTTCTGGACAAGCAGTGAAACAGTGATTGCTGTACGCAAATATCACCACCCGCTACTGACTCTAAGATCACATTTTTCTAGAAAACACCAAATAAATACAAGCAGTAAGTGAACAAAATCTGTTGTCAGCTCCCTATTCTAAACCATACTTATGAAAATACAAATGGGCACACTGTGAATACTTAAAAGAGTAAAGTGCTTTTAACATTGAGCAAGTGAATGCATCTAGTGTTGTACCACAGGCAAAATACCCATTTTGGACAAAACAGTTTCCATGCAATTAGTCAGCAGCGATGCCCTGCATTCATTTATAATATTAAAGTACTATCTATTACATCAGTCATACAGGGTTTAAGGTCAGGATATGGTGTGTACACTTGAAAAACTCAACCAACGCTCTATATTAGCACACTTTTTGAGCATTGCTACAGTAAGGTAGATTTtcgttggatttttttccctcttaagaAGCCAAACCTTTGGTAGTGTAAATGCAGCGGACACTGAAAATACCACTGAACCAATATGTGAGCACATTATGCAGCTGACAGgaatgggaagaagaaaaaatcaaaagcaaatttaatGGCTTTATGCACTGTACTCCTCCAGTCCTGCTCTATTTTCACGTGCCTCCCTGCAGGTAAGAGTTTAGACATGCAATTCAAGCAAGTGATTGCTTTCAGTTCAAAGACAGGCCATTTACTGCCAAGACGACCTTCCAAAATTGTGCTGAATTCAATTATACTCCCTTGCCTCAAATTCAGCAACACTTTTTTAAACTCATTGCTTGCCTTCAGCACAATATCTTTGGTTATATCATCCTCCTCTATAGGCTTGCTTCCATTTTTACTACTGAAAGGCATGCCAACAGTGATTTCAAATTTGTACCGATCAAACATTTTCATGTGGCATTTATGCTTTGTCAAAAACTTCAGACGGCACAATTCTTCCTCCTCCAGTGTAACATTTTTGGGATCACAAAGAGGGTAAGTTTCACCATACAAGCATCTCATCCAATCGCCAATAAAAAACGGAAGCATATTTATTGCAGATTCTGCGCTATTGTCGATTTCTGTCACGCGCACGTATTTGAACCGCCCAGTCCATGTCACTCTGTGTCCTTCCAGGTGACTGCACAAAATCTGAGTACGTGCCATGTTAGTCTCCTTCCAGGCCCGGGGTCCACAGAGGAAACCATACTGATTCCAGGTCAGGGTGGAGTTGTAAACTTTCATTCCTTCCGATCGATACACATAGAACCAACAGAACAGCACTACAGCTGTAATCCACACCAGAATGAGTTTCACAATTGAGCTTCGGGTGAGCGATTTAACCACTTCAACTACAGAGAAGTTAACCTTTGTCCACCATCGAAAGAGCAAAGGAACAGCACACAAAACCAGGGTCACTACAATTTTCATGAGCTCCAAAGACAAAAACCACTTAATGAAGTGGACAAGACACATCAGTGCAATGCCTACACCCAGCACTGGGAGCGCAAAGAGGAACAGGAAATAACCGATGGATGCACGAACGAGCCCAATGCCAGAGGACTCCCGCAGAATGACCACAGAGAGTTCACACCACATAAAGCACACCAGGTATGGGACCAGGTAGCAGTAGGTGCCTTTAAAATTCCGTAGTTGGGCCATTCTAAAGAAAAGATAGAACAAGTACAGAAACAGAAGGCATGGGATGCTTACATTGATTACAAAGAAATGGCCTACAGGAACTGTAAAGAAGGTTTTACCTAAGAATTTCAAGTAGCCAAAATTCCCAGGTAATACCTGCAACAGGGATAAGCAACCTGCAGCCATCTCAGTCATTAATGCCCTTCGCGTGTAAGGTTCTGCACATGTGCTTAAACTCATGTAACTTG
Encoded here:
- the WFS1 gene encoding wolframin isoform X2, which codes for MEKVGKHFLKLAEEEDEELNNCSAVDWFILAAKQGRREAVKLLRRCLADRRGITSENEEEVKKLSSETDLERAVRKAALVMYWKLNPKKKKQLAVSELLENVGQVDNADGEKQPGPVPKSVQKQRRMLERLVNSESKKFIALDDFVEITKKYAKGIIPSNLITQEEEDDELAGKSPEELPLRLKVVKYPLHAIMEIKEYLIDIASKAGMHWLSTIVPTHHINALIFFFIISNLTIDFFAFIIPLIIFYLSFISMVICTLKVFQDSKAWENFRALTDLLLRFEPNLDVEQAEVNFGWNHLEPYIYFLLSVFFVIFSFPIASKDCIPCSELATVSVFFTVTSYMSLSTCAEPYTRRALMTEMAAGCLSLLQVLPGNFGYLKFLGKTFFTVPVGHFFVINVSIPCLLFLYLFYLFFRMAQLRNFKGTYCYLVPYLVCFMWCELSVVILRESSGIGLVRASIGYFLFLFALPVLGVGIALMCLVHFIKWFLSLELMKIVVTLVLCAVPLLFRWWTKVNFSVVEVVKSLTRSSIVKLILVWITAVVLFCWFYVYRSEGMKVYNSTLTWNQYGFLCGPRAWKETNMARTQILCSHLEGHRVTWTGRFKYVRVTEIDNSAESAINMLPFFIGDWMRCLYGETYPLCDPKNVTLEEEELCRLKFLTKHKCHMKMFDRYKFEITVGMPFSSKNGSKPIEEDDITKDIVLKASNEFKKVLLNLRQGSIIEFSTILEGRLGSKWPVFELKAITCLNCMSKLLPAGRHVKIEQDWRSTVHKAIKFAFDFFFFPFLSAA
- the WFS1 gene encoding wolframin isoform X1 gives rise to the protein MNSDPNPTSSPSHPQQHLGRSQLNAAPMDRSENGQRPGTSSADAATSSVPGYSRSREKTEKKEGMKEEPEVLFEELLERAKAGEPKAQTEVGKHFLKLAEEEDEELNNCSAVDWFILAAKQGRREAVKLLRRCLADRRGITSENEEEVKKLSSETDLERAVRKAALVMYWKLNPKKKKQLAVSELLENVGQVDNADGEKQPGPVPKSVQKQRRMLERLVNSESKKFIALDDFVEITKKYAKGIIPSNLITQEEEDDELAGKSPEELPLRLKVVKYPLHAIMEIKEYLIDIASKAGMHWLSTIVPTHHINALIFFFIISNLTIDFFAFIIPLIIFYLSFISMVICTLKVFQDSKAWENFRALTDLLLRFEPNLDVEQAEVNFGWNHLEPYIYFLLSVFFVIFSFPIASKDCIPCSELATVSVFFTVTSYMSLSTCAEPYTRRALMTEMAAGCLSLLQVLPGNFGYLKFLGKTFFTVPVGHFFVINVSIPCLLFLYLFYLFFRMAQLRNFKGTYCYLVPYLVCFMWCELSVVILRESSGIGLVRASIGYFLFLFALPVLGVGIALMCLVHFIKWFLSLELMKIVVTLVLCAVPLLFRWWTKVNFSVVEVVKSLTRSSIVKLILVWITAVVLFCWFYVYRSEGMKVYNSTLTWNQYGFLCGPRAWKETNMARTQILCSHLEGHRVTWTGRFKYVRVTEIDNSAESAINMLPFFIGDWMRCLYGETYPLCDPKNVTLEEEELCRLKFLTKHKCHMKMFDRYKFEITVGMPFSSKNGSKPIEEDDITKDIVLKASNEFKKVLLNLRQGSIIEFSTILEGRLGSKWPVFELKAITCLNCMSKLLPAGRHVKIEQDWRSTVHKAIKFAFDFFFFPFLSAA